One Campylobacter concisus DNA window includes the following coding sequences:
- a CDS encoding site-specific integrase, which produces MNLSDSIIQSFVNSFMKVKLSKSIKEHSLLNKKMDVEFLNALNDYFKQSLIDGDLPQILIKDISNITNTAGALGSNDKENIGQTLLEKNILTLNYLVSKLEKSSVLFDDKREQYFLEDDSSDNLAKHAKPSSFDAKDIASFQENIKELEDSGCLPITDGQLKAMAQRISETVYAILDQKYGSTSNLKLVRTNNSHRSMEDIIMDPNPPKNIKIKLDEDSSFSIFNPSAQVTQEYEIRKALQVASGSSNQFSALNLEDQKSLKDAFEIFETNTKRADKWSTDTQRLVTGVKKLLFLYFKEDTPVYKITRDNLLEFRDLLYKIPTKLAQKSRYKDKSLSQILKLGEKDDKLSEPTIQKYMIRVIQFFNYCFDSGYIGKSITAKMNVKIDIDPSERAVLPYEASEARKIFEIVTSIKQSGKSPSSRIEASELYYVTMIAAYSGMRIKEITQLHKEDIVLKDGIYCFNINTNDGKTTKTKNSIRFVPIHSKLIDLGLLEYVNSKKSGNIFKVSNKDFSEIFRSQIQRKFIDKDSKKTFYSFRHYFIDYLVQREVEANLIAQIVGHEKQYKILLNTYAKPINANTLKAKVEMVSYENE; this is translated from the coding sequence ATGAATCTTAGTGATAGCATAATCCAATCTTTTGTAAATTCGTTTATGAAAGTGAAGCTTAGTAAGAGTATCAAAGAGCACTCTCTTCTTAACAAGAAGATGGATGTAGAATTTCTAAATGCGCTCAATGACTACTTTAAACAAAGTTTGATAGATGGCGATCTACCTCAAATTTTAATTAAGGATATAAGCAATATCACTAACACTGCTGGCGCTCTTGGTAGTAATGATAAAGAGAACATAGGGCAAACTCTTTTAGAGAAGAATATACTAACACTTAACTATCTTGTATCAAAGCTTGAGAAGAGCAGCGTGCTCTTTGATGATAAGCGTGAGCAATACTTTCTCGAAGATGATTCTAGCGATAACTTAGCCAAACATGCCAAACCTAGTTCGTTTGACGCTAAGGACATAGCTTCATTCCAAGAAAATATAAAAGAGCTTGAAGATAGTGGTTGTTTGCCCATTACGGATGGACAGCTTAAGGCTATGGCTCAGAGGATTAGCGAAACGGTTTATGCCATACTAGATCAAAAGTATGGCTCGACCTCAAATTTAAAGCTAGTAAGAACAAATAATAGCCATAGAAGCATGGAAGATATCATAATGGATCCAAATCCACCAAAAAATATCAAGATAAAATTAGATGAAGATAGTAGCTTTAGTATTTTTAATCCTAGCGCCCAAGTAACACAAGAGTATGAGATTAGAAAAGCATTGCAAGTGGCATCTGGCTCTAGCAATCAATTCTCAGCTTTAAATTTAGAAGATCAAAAGAGCTTAAAAGATGCATTCGAGATATTTGAGACAAACACTAAAAGAGCTGACAAGTGGTCGACAGATACGCAAAGATTAGTTACTGGCGTAAAAAAGCTCTTATTTTTATACTTTAAAGAAGATACGCCAGTGTATAAGATCACAAGAGATAATTTGCTTGAATTTAGAGATCTTCTTTATAAAATTCCAACTAAGCTAGCTCAAAAGAGTAGGTATAAAGATAAAAGTTTATCTCAGATACTTAAGCTAGGAGAAAAGGACGATAAACTCTCTGAGCCTACTATCCAAAAATATATGATAAGGGTTATTCAGTTTTTTAACTACTGCTTTGATAGTGGCTATATAGGTAAAAGCATAACTGCAAAAATGAACGTCAAGATAGACATAGACCCTAGCGAAAGGGCAGTGCTTCCATACGAAGCATCAGAAGCTAGGAAGATCTTTGAGATAGTAACTAGTATCAAACAAAGTGGTAAATCACCAAGTTCAAGGATAGAGGCTAGTGAGCTCTACTACGTCACAATGATAGCTGCTTATAGTGGCATGAGGATAAAAGAGATCACACAACTTCATAAAGAAGATATAGTCTTAAAAGATGGAATTTACTGCTTTAACATCAACACAAATGATGGTAAAACTACCAAGACTAAAAACAGCATTAGGTTTGTGCCCATCCATAGTAAGCTCATAGATCTAGGTTTGTTAGAATATGTTAATAGCAAGAAAAGCGGAAATATATTTAAGGTAAGCAATAAGGACTTCTCTGAAATTTTTAGAAGCCAGATCCAAAGAAAGTTTATAGACAAAGACTCTAAAAAGACCTTCTACTCTTTTAGACACTACTTTATAGACTATCTAGTGCAGCGCGAGGTAGAAGCTAACCTTATAGCTCAGATAGTAGGACATGAAAAGCAGTATAAAATTTTGCTAAACACTTATGCCAAGCCCATTAACGCTAATACACTAAAGGCTAAAGTAGAGATGGTATCGTATGAAAATGAATAG
- a CDS encoding ABC transporter substrate-binding protein has protein sequence MRKIFTVLVVLLTTLSINAAEVREIKDISGDIVKVPVNVEKIATLWYANNQIVLMLGGADKIVATTDLIKNNKWFAHVYPRISSIPNGVSAKSLQVEELVKLNPDIVIAADKNNKEELAKNGFTVLYPSFTNHADMKKSISIMAEVIGGDAPKIAKKFNDYFDQNLQKVLSKTDKIATSDRPKVLHIAEGKNLFKVDGLNNHNRRVDQRCRWRKCGASKGQYARA, from the coding sequence ATGAGAAAAATTTTTACTGTCCTTGTGGTTCTGCTAACTACCTTGAGCATAAATGCCGCCGAGGTTAGAGAGATCAAAGATATCTCTGGCGATATCGTCAAAGTCCCAGTAAATGTCGAAAAGATCGCCACGCTTTGGTATGCAAATAACCAGATCGTCTTGATGCTAGGTGGGGCTGATAAGATAGTAGCGACGACCGATCTTATCAAAAATAACAAGTGGTTTGCGCATGTATATCCTAGAATTTCGAGCATACCAAATGGCGTAAGTGCCAAGAGTTTGCAGGTTGAAGAGCTAGTTAAACTAAACCCAGATATCGTCATAGCTGCTGATAAAAACAACAAAGAAGAGCTAGCTAAAAACGGCTTTACCGTTCTTTATCCGTCATTTACCAACCACGCAGACATGAAAAAGAGCATATCCATCATGGCCGAAGTCATAGGTGGTGACGCGCCAAAGATAGCCAAGAAATTTAACGACTATTTTGATCAAAACCTTCAAAAAGTACTAAGCAAAACAGATAAGATCGCAACGTCAGATAGACCAAAAGTGCTTCACATAGCAGAAGGTAAAAATTTATTTAAAGTAGATGGCTTAAATAACCATAATCGACGAGTGGATCAGCGTTGCAGGTGGCGTAAATGCGGTGCAAGCAAAGGGCAATATGCTCGAGCTTAA
- a CDS encoding type II toxin-antitoxin system Phd/YefM family antitoxin yields MQTIQANFTASISELKKSPAQILKQAGDNVVAILNHNVPSAYLVPSSVYEKMAEIIEEYHLSKAVDAALASGEKPVKVSLDEL; encoded by the coding sequence ATGCAAACCATACAAGCAAATTTCACAGCTAGCATAAGCGAGCTAAAAAAGTCTCCAGCTCAAATTTTAAAACAAGCTGGAGATAATGTTGTAGCTATACTAAACCACAATGTCCCTAGCGCCTATCTAGTACCCAGCTCTGTCTATGAAAAAATGGCAGAGATAATAGAAGAGTATCATCTAAGTAAAGCAGTAGACGCTGCTCTAGCAAGTGGTGAAAAACCAGTAAAAGTAAGTCTAGATGAGTTATGA
- a CDS encoding ABC transporter substrate-binding protein, which yields MLELNDEEIPNLNPDVIIIGRAKAPEILKKLYEDQVYAGTNAVKNKKVYVNPAGVFSWDRYGAEGALQILWAAKTLHPELF from the coding sequence ATGCTCGAGCTTAACGATGAAGAGATACCAAATTTAAATCCAGACGTGATCATCATAGGCAGAGCCAAAGCACCAGAAATTTTAAAAAAGCTATATGAAGATCAAGTCTATGCTGGCACAAACGCTGTCAAAAACAAAAAAGTCTATGTAAATCCAGCTGGCGTCTTTAGCTGGGATAGATATGGCGCCGAGGGTGCTTTGCAAATTTTATGGGCGGCGAAGACTCTGCATCCTGAGCTTTTTTGA
- a CDS encoding type II toxin-antitoxin system Phd/YefM family antitoxin produces MQTIQANFTASISELKKSPAQILKQAGDNVAAILNHNVPSAYLVPSAVYEKMAEIIEEYHLSKVVDAALASGEKPVKVSLDEL; encoded by the coding sequence ATGCAAACCATACAAGCAAATTTCACAGCTAGTATAAGCGAGCTAAAAAAGTCTCCAGCTCAAATTTTAAAACAAGCTGGAGATAATGTCGCAGCTATACTAAACCACAATGTCCCTAGTGCATATCTAGTACCTAGTGCTGTCTATGAAAAAATGGCAGAGATAATAGAAGAGTATCATCTAAGTAAAGTAGTAGATGCCGCTCTAGCAAGTGGTGAAAAACCAGTAAAAGTAAGTCTAGATGAGCTATGA